In one window of Drosophila mauritiana strain mau12 chromosome X, ASM438214v1, whole genome shotgun sequence DNA:
- the LOC117147646 gene encoding terminal uridylyltransferase cid1-like: MPASASESTSPPGGGDGNLVLCMVCAAPFQSMQDCLAHELLKHASKPQKQLRQRLNAITRIFNSAQSQSERHELREALEKCGHLRTVLNFFAIDLEKMKTCFGHVRNCIEKEMKGKVRVFPFGSLVTGLALKESDIDLFLEPNGNQPPLFHKQLYNKTSHFLRRSKCFTDVFTIRHASVPIIRCKHQLTGLNIDINMSKPNGTYNSRFVGELMLRNERIRELSLFLKIWAKKLKLISHGGMTSYCLISLIIVNLQVNRIVPSVKQLQSLCPPVILSGVNFAYNLDLTPPITERLTTLDLLKNFFIYYSTVNFDKSLLSPFLGGCVDKETTLGIPGGFPEYDEQQKLVQYATGAPPDAFQLDRAMLVQDPFELNRNVAKSVSISNLFYFRQCLVLAAQACSDQELTSQPEKLYDYLLFGLADKLVADKLVADKRSEKAIPRKQQKMENVDGQPPVVEETQETKVGEVGVYRTPPLERSHVITPTTNDLKCLRSVVLTNKTENGESIYYYWLVCYVDTIKDVLTQLYALKVELKESEEPKHYKWLISISYDTWTGRTFQRGAGQSFFAHQLQQTIEFTKTRMGNPQYAVNLRGYFSLQAREDYKELRLDVQPLQGDLLGLQRNSPLTRLFKAFKNLLGNYSFKEKASTWKFCATSDQI; the protein is encoded by the coding sequence ATGCCGGCCTCTGCCTCGGAATCAACTTCTCCGCCTGGGGGTGGTGACGGTAATCTTGTGCTTTGCATGGTATGCGCTGCCCCCTTCCAGAGTATGCAGGATTGCCTTGCCCACGAGCTGCTCAAGCATGCCAGCAAGCCCCAGAAGCAACTGCGACAGCGATTGAACGCCATTACCAGGATATTTAACAGCGCACAAAGCCAATCCGAACGCCATGAGCTGCGGGAGGCTCTCGAAAAGTGCGGGCACTTGCGCACCGTATTGAATTTCTTTGCTATTGATCTCGAAAAGATGAAAACCTGCTTCGGGCACGTCCGCAACTGCATAGAGAAGGAGATGAAGGGCAAGGTTAGGGTGTTCCCCTTTGGTTCACTGGTTACTGGTTTAGCATTGAAGGAGAGCGACATCGATTTGTTTCTGGAGCCCAACGGCAACCAGCCACCATTGTTCCATAAGCAGCTATACAACAAGACCTCACACTTTTTACGAAGATCCAAATGCTTTACAGATGTCTTCACCATTCGTCATGCCAGCGTGCCCATCATTAGATGTAAGCATCAGCTCACCGGACTCAACATAGACATCAATATGTCAAAGCCGAATGGCACATATAACTCCCGATTTGTGGGCGAACTTATGTTACGCAATGAGCGGATACGCGAGCTCAGCCTGTTTCTGAAAATCTGGGCCAAGAAGCTAAAATTGATTAGCCATGGCGGCATGACAAGCTATTGCTTAATATCCTTGATCATCGTAAACTTGCAAGTGAATCGAATAGTTCCATCCGTCAAACAGCTCCAGTCACTCTGTCCACCGGTTATTTTGTCGGGCGTTAACTTTGCCTACAACCTGGACCTAACGCCGCCGATTACAGAACGGCTCACCACGCTGGATTTACTTAAAAACTTCTTCATATACTACAGCACTGTCAACTTTGACAAAAGTTTATTGAGTCCGTTTCTGGGCGGCTGTGTGGACAAGGAGACAACACTGGGCATACCGGGAGGATTTCCCGAGTACGATGAGCAACAGAAGCTCGTGCAGTATGCAACAGGTGCGCCGCCAGACGCTTTCCAGCTGGATAGAGCCATGCTCGTACAGGATCCCTTCGAGCTGAACCGCAACGTGGCCAAATCTGTGTccatttcaaatttattttactttagaCAATGCCTAGTCCTGGCAGCTCAAGCATGCAGCGATCAGGAACTAACTTCGCAACCAGAGAAGCTATACGACTACCTATTATTTGGCCTGGCGGATAAGTTAGTAGCCGACAAATTAGTGGCAGACAAAAGATCAGAGAAGGCTATTCCGcgaaagcaacaaaaaatggaaaacgtCGATGGGCAACCGCCAGTCGTCGAAGAGACACAAGAAACAAAAGTCGGCGAAGTCGGGGTGTATAGAACGCCGCCCTTAGAGCGATCACACGTCATCACGCCCACCACAAACGATCTAAAATGCCTGCGCTCCGTTGTGCTGACCAACAAAACGGAGAATGGTGAGAGCATATACTATTACTGGTTGGTCTGCTATGTGGACACCATTAAGGATGTGCTAACCCAACTGTATGCTTTGAAAGTTGAACTTAAGGAATCGGAGGAGCCGAAACACTACAAGTGGCTAATCAGCATTTCTTACGACACTTGGACAGGACGCACTTTCCAGCGCGGCGCCGGTCAATCTTTCTTCGCCCACCAGTTGCAGCAGACGATTGAGTTTACGAAGACGAGAATGGGAAATCCGCAGTACGCAGTCAATTTGCGCGGCTATTTCTCGCTGCAGGCCAGGGAGGATTACAAGGAGTTGCGCCTGGATGTGCAGCCTCTTCAAGGAGATCTCCTCGGGCTGCAGCGCAATAGTCCGCTAACAAGGCTTTTTAAAGCGTTTAAGAATCTCCTGGGCAACTATAGTTTCAAAGAGAAGGCCAGCACCTGGAAGTTTTGCGCCACGTCTGACCAAATCTGA